A single genomic interval of Cloacibacillus sp. harbors:
- a CDS encoding NADH:flavin oxidoreductase — MHLLKEPIKIKNVTLKNRLVMPPMATANAEAGAVTRELEDYYDEKSKGGHIGLIILEHSYISREGMAGPRQISISRESDVAGLTRIAEVIHKNGTKAIAQINHAGSAADPSVTGLPAVGPSAVANMSQAGIPGVVPREMTAAEIEDVVEKFAAAAARTKEAGFDGVEIHSAHFYLLNQFYSPLSNRRADAYGGSVKGRIKIHLEVIRAVRKAVGDDYLIALRLGACDYAPGGSTIEDAVYAARSFDAAGVDLLDISGGLCRYTRPQDTAPGYFGDASEAVKNAVRTPVILTGGVTDAASCEKLLEEKKADLIGVGRAILKDSGWAARQLDN; from the coding sequence ATGCACCTTTTAAAAGAACCGATAAAAATCAAAAACGTGACGCTCAAAAACAGGCTCGTCATGCCGCCGATGGCTACGGCAAACGCGGAGGCTGGCGCCGTTACGCGTGAGCTGGAAGATTATTACGATGAGAAGTCAAAGGGCGGCCACATCGGCCTCATAATCCTCGAGCACAGCTATATCAGCCGCGAGGGAATGGCGGGGCCGCGTCAGATATCCATTTCACGGGAAAGCGACGTGGCGGGGCTTACGCGCATAGCGGAGGTCATCCATAAAAACGGTACAAAGGCGATAGCGCAGATAAACCACGCAGGAAGCGCGGCGGACCCATCCGTCACAGGACTTCCCGCGGTGGGGCCAAGCGCCGTAGCGAATATGAGCCAGGCTGGGATACCGGGCGTAGTTCCGCGGGAAATGACGGCGGCCGAGATAGAGGACGTCGTTGAAAAGTTCGCAGCGGCTGCTGCGAGAACGAAAGAGGCCGGCTTTGACGGCGTTGAGATACATTCCGCGCATTTTTATCTTTTGAACCAGTTCTATTCACCTCTTTCAAACAGGCGCGCGGACGCCTACGGAGGCTCCGTCAAGGGGAGGATAAAGATACATCTTGAAGTTATCCGCGCAGTTCGCAAGGCCGTCGGGGACGACTATCTGATAGCTCTGCGGCTTGGCGCCTGCGATTACGCACCGGGCGGCAGCACGATAGAAGACGCCGTATACGCGGCCCGCTCCTTTGACGCGGCGGGGGTAGACCTGCTTGACATATCGGGCGGCCTCTGCCGCTACACGCGGCCGCAAGACACCGCGCCGGGATATTTCGGCGACGCAAGCGAAGCTGTAAAGAATGCGGTGCGGACGCCGGTCATATTGACGGGCGGCGTCACGGATGCGGCCTCCTGCGAAAAACTGCTTGAAGAAAAAAAGGCGGACCTGATAGGAGTAGGCAGGGCCATCTTGAAGGATTCCGGCTGGGCGGCGCGCCAGTTGGATAATTAG
- a CDS encoding FadR/GntR family transcriptional regulator: MELKRERTLSQLVLDSIQKSVRDGEFKPGQLLPSEREMSEMYGVGKSSIREAIKMLQVLGAVESAQGKGTYLRESLGSEIMRPVLLDMMLQRSTAEELYEFRLMFDTAYMRLAAQKAQPQEKEAARAAFLKYKERQENGQDEADACDQEFHAAMLCATHNQFIIKMGELIMDLCRPYVEKSNTIADAVVLENHEKLLEIFCTGNTEGLDEAVKNSLLVFRHTLDTEYNNQGRRN, from the coding sequence ATGGAATTAAAAAGAGAACGGACGCTTTCGCAGCTTGTTCTTGACAGCATACAGAAATCGGTGAGGGACGGCGAGTTCAAGCCGGGACAGCTTCTTCCGTCGGAACGCGAGATGTCGGAAATGTACGGCGTCGGAAAATCCAGCATCCGCGAGGCTATCAAGATGCTTCAGGTGCTTGGCGCCGTCGAGTCCGCGCAGGGAAAGGGAACTTATTTAAGAGAGTCGCTCGGCTCCGAGATAATGCGCCCCGTGCTGCTTGACATGATGCTCCAGCGTTCGACTGCGGAGGAGCTGTACGAGTTCCGCCTGATGTTCGACACCGCCTATATGCGCCTTGCCGCACAAAAGGCACAGCCGCAGGAAAAAGAGGCGGCTCGCGCGGCCTTTTTGAAATATAAGGAACGTCAGGAAAACGGTCAGGACGAAGCGGACGCCTGCGACCAGGAATTTCACGCGGCAATGCTTTGCGCGACGCACAATCAGTTCATCATAAAAATGGGCGAGCTGATAATGGACCTCTGCCGCCCCTACGTTGAAAAAAGCAACACGATAGCCGACGCCGTCGTGCTGGAAAATCACGAAAAACTGCTGGAGATCTTCTGCACCGGCAACACGGAAGGGCTTGACGAAGCCGTCAAAAATTCTCTTCTCGTCTTCCGCCACACGCTGGACACCGAATATAACAATCAGGGCCGCAGGAACTGA
- a CDS encoding MATE family efflux transporter, with product MAAKEINMTEGRPLARIAAFAAPIIAAGVVQQFYQLGDTLIAGRFLGSGALAAVSNSSMCVFFIMVLFAGIGNGASIVLSQLFGAGCDEQVRSAVDTSFVFFCLGGLVCTASGLAASAPLLRLLATPAEIYGDTLVYLRILCAGMAPIFGYSVIMGLLNAVGDSRTPLEMLICSTILNLGLDLLFVTRFDAGVAGLAVATVISQSAALAGCVIYMNRRKSVIRLRLHGLSFSFRMLRRIVGMGLPTGLQDALMIISVMVLQNRINGFGVAVIAGRSIVGRIEGFLLLPIHGFGAAVMTFIAQNYGAGKKDRVMSGLRLGLVMMTVLSVGLAAALLLSSGALLALFTTNEATVAAARRCINITVPCYIFYALAVVWQSFFRGCGDTLFPLVVSLLTQFAFRIATIDLFLFYIPDPTGVWYAYAASWLLMLAFDVVYYKTGLWRRFGGVKL from the coding sequence ATGGCGGCTAAAGAGATAAACATGACCGAAGGAAGGCCGCTTGCGCGCATTGCGGCCTTTGCCGCGCCGATAATCGCGGCGGGCGTCGTCCAGCAGTTCTATCAGCTTGGGGATACGCTCATCGCAGGGCGTTTTCTTGGCAGCGGCGCACTTGCCGCAGTCTCCAATTCTTCTATGTGCGTCTTCTTTATAATGGTGCTTTTTGCTGGCATCGGAAACGGAGCCTCTATCGTGCTTTCGCAGCTCTTTGGTGCTGGCTGCGATGAACAGGTTCGTTCCGCGGTCGACACCTCGTTCGTTTTTTTCTGCCTCGGCGGCCTCGTCTGTACGGCGAGCGGACTTGCTGCAAGCGCTCCGCTGCTTCGGCTTCTTGCTACGCCCGCTGAGATATACGGCGACACGCTCGTTTATCTTCGCATCCTTTGCGCGGGGATGGCGCCGATTTTTGGTTATTCAGTCATAATGGGGCTTCTGAACGCGGTTGGCGATTCCAGAACGCCGCTTGAAATGCTCATTTGCTCCACTATCTTAAACCTGGGGCTCGACCTGCTTTTTGTGACGCGGTTTGACGCTGGCGTGGCGGGCCTTGCGGTGGCAACCGTCATTTCGCAGAGCGCGGCGCTTGCCGGCTGCGTGATATATATGAACAGACGAAAGAGCGTCATTCGGCTTCGTCTGCACGGGCTTTCCTTCAGCTTTCGGATGCTGCGGCGCATCGTGGGCATGGGGCTGCCGACGGGGCTTCAGGACGCGCTTATGATAATTTCCGTCATGGTGCTGCAAAACAGGATAAACGGATTCGGCGTGGCGGTAATTGCCGGCCGGAGCATCGTCGGGCGCATAGAGGGCTTTCTGCTGCTGCCGATACACGGCTTCGGGGCTGCCGTTATGACCTTTATCGCGCAAAATTACGGCGCGGGAAAGAAGGACCGCGTCATGTCCGGGCTTAGGCTGGGGCTCGTTATGATGACGGTGCTTTCCGTCGGGCTTGCGGCCGCCTTGCTGCTTTCATCGGGCGCGCTGCTTGCGCTCTTTACGACAAACGAGGCGACGGTTGCCGCCGCCCGCAGATGTATAAATATAACGGTCCCATGCTACATCTTTTACGCGCTGGCCGTCGTCTGGCAGAGCTTTTTTCGCGGCTGCGGCGATACGCTCTTTCCTCTGGTTGTCTCGCTGCTGACACAATTTGCCTTCCGCATCGCCACTATCGACCTTTTTCTTTTCTATATCCCGGACCCTACGGGCGTCTGGTACGCCTACGCCGCAAGCTGGCTGCTGATGCTCGCGTTTGACGTTGTTTATTATAAGACGGGGCTGTGGCGTCGGTTTGGCGGCGTGAAGCTCTAA
- a CDS encoding tetratricopeptide repeat protein: protein MSKKRGGIITLLVIIIVVALLAGTGYFAMGAVKNKNAQDGIALLERGDYTRAAVCLEKANRWSLRPDAAILFALGTARLHLGDKAEARDNFEKVVSIEPKNAEARYRLGKLYIADKNNEAAKSEIKALLALDTEEARGYAQELKESMQTGAVKGFFNELFKKILPGVPDVLGNIMPEEEKEGGSGGN, encoded by the coding sequence ATGAGCAAAAAACGCGGCGGCATAATAACGCTGCTGGTTATAATAATAGTCGTGGCGCTGCTTGCGGGAACGGGATATTTCGCAATGGGAGCCGTGAAAAACAAAAACGCGCAAGACGGCATAGCGCTGCTTGAACGCGGAGACTACACGAGGGCGGCCGTTTGTCTGGAAAAGGCAAACCGCTGGTCGCTTCGCCCAGACGCTGCGATACTTTTCGCGCTCGGCACGGCGCGGCTCCACCTTGGAGACAAAGCTGAGGCGCGCGACAACTTTGAAAAGGTAGTCTCAATAGAGCCGAAAAACGCCGAAGCGCGCTACCGCCTTGGCAAACTCTATATCGCGGACAAAAACAACGAGGCCGCAAAAAGCGAGATAAAGGCGCTTCTGGCGCTCGACACCGAAGAGGCGCGCGGATACGCGCAGGAGCTTAAAGAATCAATGCAGACCGGCGCTGTGAAGGGCTTCTTCAATGAACTCTTCAAGAAGATACTGCCCGGCGTGCCCGACGTGCTCGGCAACATCATGCCGGAAGAAGAAAAAGAAGGCGGCTCCGGGGGCAACTGA
- a CDS encoding ornithine cyclodeaminase family protein, with amino-acid sequence MLYLTSDDIKKVCTMRDAIESDREAFLIQNEGGAELPTRTNFHVTANSITSFMPAFLKGPRQAGIKIVSTYPDNMKLNKPSISATVILTSPESGEVCAIMDGTELTRMRTGGVSGLASELLSNPDAKIAALFGTGGQSLSQMEAVLSVRKIEEYRIYDQSAERMSDFIERASALAERYGVKLIAAKSSEAAASGADIITTVTTSAVPVFDGNCVKDGVHINAVGVFLPEKRELDEVVLHRASRIFVDNKEAVLAEAGDFLIPHKAGRFSLSSIDGELGALANGDLKGRASASEITIMKTVGFATLDIVFASKIYEKAAAAGIGLEL; translated from the coding sequence ATGCTTTATTTAACTTCGGACGACATCAAAAAAGTATGCACAATGCGCGACGCCATCGAAAGCGACAGAGAGGCCTTCCTGATACAGAACGAAGGCGGAGCGGAGCTTCCCACAAGGACGAACTTTCATGTGACGGCAAATTCCATCACATCGTTTATGCCCGCCTTCCTTAAAGGGCCGCGTCAGGCCGGCATCAAGATAGTTTCGACATACCCGGACAATATGAAGCTCAACAAGCCTTCCATATCGGCCACCGTCATTCTTACCTCTCCCGAAAGCGGCGAGGTCTGCGCAATAATGGACGGGACGGAGCTTACGAGGATGCGCACGGGCGGCGTATCGGGCCTTGCCTCTGAACTGCTCTCAAACCCCGACGCAAAGATTGCCGCGCTTTTTGGCACGGGCGGCCAGTCTCTTTCGCAGATGGAGGCGGTGCTTTCCGTAAGGAAAATAGAAGAATACCGCATCTACGACCAGAGCGCGGAGCGCATGAGCGACTTTATCGAAAGAGCGTCCGCGCTTGCGGAACGCTACGGCGTAAAATTGATTGCGGCGAAATCCTCCGAGGCGGCGGCCTCCGGCGCGGACATAATAACAACTGTGACGACAAGCGCGGTTCCCGTTTTTGATGGAAACTGCGTCAAAGACGGCGTACACATAAACGCGGTCGGAGTCTTTTTGCCTGAAAAGCGCGAACTTGACGAGGTGGTGCTGCACCGCGCAAGCCGGATATTTGTGGACAACAAAGAGGCCGTACTCGCCGAGGCTGGCGACTTCCTCATCCCGCACAAGGCTGGTAGGTTCTCGCTGAGCTCTATAGACGGCGAGCTCGGCGCGCTTGCAAACGGCGACCTCAAAGGCCGCGCCTCGGCGTCTGAGATAACGATCATGAAAACGGTCGGCTTTGCGACGCTCGACATAGTATTCGCCTCAAAGATATACGAGAAGGCGGCGGCTGCGGGCATCGGACTGGAACTGTAG
- a CDS encoding histidine phosphatase family protein yields the protein MSFSRVYTSGMLRAKETAALALPGFAATEVPAFREINLGEWEGRGYDEVRTEFKEIYEARGAKFASVAPPGGENFIQLQQRTVPAFEELRAAFPGENLMIVAHGAAIWSLMAHYLRLDLNDMFFFTQDYCGIHMLEERCGRLRLLKYNWTPALDTTH from the coding sequence ATTTCTTTTTCGCGCGTCTACACAAGCGGCATGTTGCGCGCCAAAGAGACTGCCGCGCTTGCGCTGCCAGGTTTTGCCGCGACGGAGGTGCCTGCCTTTCGTGAGATAAACTTAGGCGAATGGGAGGGACGCGGCTACGACGAGGTGCGCACAGAGTTCAAAGAGATATACGAAGCGCGCGGCGCGAAATTCGCAAGCGTGGCACCGCCCGGCGGAGAAAACTTCATCCAGCTGCAGCAGCGCACCGTTCCGGCCTTTGAAGAGCTGCGCGCCGCATTTCCCGGCGAGAACCTCATGATAGTCGCGCACGGCGCTGCCATCTGGAGCCTCATGGCGCACTATCTGCGGCTTGATTTGAACGACATGTTCTTTTTCACGCAGGATTACTGCGGCATCCACATGCTCGAAGAGCGCTGCGGCCGGCTGCGCCTGCTAAAGTACAACTGGACGCCCGCGCTTGATACAACACATTAA
- a CDS encoding excinuclease ABC subunit UvrA: MPYDNIEIKNAFENNLRNVSLSIPKKCITVFTGVSGSGKSSLCLDTIAAESRRELNETFPSFVQQYLPKYGRPNAEGIFNLPVTIVIDQKKPALNTRSTVGTYTDIYSILRLLFSRVGRPFIGYSDSFSFNHPAGKCPRCDGIGVVNDLDIHKLVDFNKSLNDEDTIHFPTFGYGLWRWKRYAYSGLFDLDKKIRDYSPEELELFLHSPQIKLKNPPSNWPKTAKFEGIFPRMYRSIITTKEGKRFSHVLDKMVDSFPCPECGGSRVNEKVRNCLINGKNIADVTAMPIPEALSFVNSITDPLAADIKRELSRRLGALVQIGLGYLSLARGTSTLSGGEAQRIKIAKYINSALTDMAYVLDEPSVGLHPKDISLLKNSLCSLRDHGNTVLIVEHHREVIKLADHVVDMGPGAGSAGGMIVYEGNYDGLLASESVTGRMLKKKSPFKDELRTPAGWTQVGPTSRHNLKNVSTQLPMGVMTVIAGVAGSGKSSLMESFQRQCREEVIFIGQRNIGINLRSTPATYLDIADDIRALFASANKTSASWFSFNSKGACPACGGSGMIVSGMAFMDAIETVCDLCRGKRYSQEALAFSYNGKNIAQVMDMTVDDAWEFFKGLPLCEKLSSLRRVGLGYLHLNQSMTTLSGGELQRVKLASNLNRRGTIFVLDEPTDGLHLDDIKTLMRLFNEMTDAGNTLFLVEHSVDVMKEADWILELGPGGGGAGGCILYAGTPRGMLECEASVTAQYLRESLPL; the protein is encoded by the coding sequence ATGCCTTATGACAATATAGAGATAAAGAACGCCTTTGAGAACAACCTTCGCAACGTCTCGCTTTCCATTCCTAAAAAGTGCATAACTGTATTTACCGGGGTCTCTGGCTCTGGAAAATCGTCGCTCTGTCTGGACACCATCGCCGCGGAGTCGCGGCGCGAGCTGAACGAGACCTTCCCCAGCTTTGTGCAGCAGTATCTGCCCAAATACGGACGTCCCAACGCCGAGGGCATCTTCAACCTGCCGGTGACCATCGTCATCGACCAGAAGAAACCGGCGCTCAACACTCGCTCCACCGTCGGCACCTATACGGACATCTATTCCATTCTGCGCCTGCTCTTCTCACGCGTAGGGCGTCCCTTCATCGGCTATTCCGACTCTTTCTCGTTCAACCATCCGGCGGGAAAATGCCCGCGCTGCGACGGAATAGGCGTCGTAAACGACCTCGACATCCACAAGCTGGTGGATTTCAACAAGAGCCTGAACGACGAAGACACCATACATTTTCCCACCTTCGGCTACGGGCTGTGGCGCTGGAAGCGCTACGCCTACAGTGGACTCTTCGACCTTGATAAAAAGATACGTGACTACTCGCCGGAGGAGCTTGAACTTTTTCTGCACTCTCCGCAGATAAAGCTGAAAAACCCTCCCTCAAACTGGCCGAAGACGGCGAAGTTCGAGGGCATCTTTCCGCGCATGTACCGCAGCATCATCACGACTAAGGAGGGCAAGCGCTTCTCGCACGTTCTGGACAAGATGGTGGATAGCTTCCCCTGCCCGGAGTGCGGCGGCTCGCGCGTCAACGAAAAGGTGCGCAACTGCCTCATCAACGGCAAAAATATTGCGGACGTTACTGCGATGCCTATACCGGAGGCGCTTTCATTTGTAAATTCGATAACCGACCCGCTCGCAGCAGACATAAAGCGCGAGCTTTCCCGGCGGCTGGGCGCCCTCGTGCAGATAGGGCTCGGCTATCTCTCGCTTGCGCGAGGCACGAGCACGCTCTCCGGCGGCGAGGCGCAGCGCATCAAGATAGCTAAATATATAAATTCTGCGCTTACGGACATGGCCTACGTGCTGGACGAGCCAAGCGTCGGGCTTCACCCGAAGGACATCAGCCTGCTCAAAAATTCGCTCTGCTCGCTGCGCGACCACGGCAACACCGTGCTCATCGTGGAGCACCACCGCGAGGTGATAAAGCTGGCGGACCACGTAGTAGACATGGGGCCGGGCGCGGGGAGCGCGGGTGGCATGATAGTCTACGAGGGCAATTACGACGGGCTGCTTGCCTCAGAGAGCGTAACGGGGCGGATGCTGAAGAAAAAAAGTCCGTTCAAAGACGAGCTGCGAACGCCTGCGGGCTGGACTCAGGTCGGCCCGACCTCGCGGCACAACTTAAAGAATGTAAGCACGCAGCTGCCGATGGGCGTCATGACGGTTATAGCTGGCGTCGCAGGCTCCGGCAAAAGTTCTCTTATGGAATCGTTCCAGAGACAGTGCCGGGAGGAAGTGATTTTCATAGGCCAGCGGAACATCGGCATCAACCTGCGTTCAACTCCGGCCACCTATCTTGACATTGCGGACGACATTCGCGCGCTCTTTGCCTCGGCAAACAAAACGTCGGCGTCGTGGTTCAGCTTCAACTCCAAGGGAGCCTGCCCCGCCTGCGGCGGTTCCGGGATGATAGTCTCCGGCATGGCCTTTATGGACGCCATAGAGACCGTCTGCGATCTCTGCCGCGGCAAGCGTTATTCACAGGAGGCGCTTGCCTTCTCATACAACGGCAAAAACATCGCTCAGGTGATGGACATGACGGTGGATGACGCGTGGGAATTTTTCAAGGGACTGCCGCTTTGCGAAAAACTCTCTTCGCTGCGGCGCGTGGGCCTCGGGTATCTGCATTTGAACCAGTCTATGACGACGCTTTCCGGCGGCGAGCTGCAGCGCGTTAAGCTGGCGTCAAACTTAAACCGACGCGGCACTATCTTCGTCCTCGACGAACCGACGGACGGCCTGCATCTGGACGACATAAAAACTCTGATGAGGCTCTTCAACGAAATGACCGACGCCGGCAACACGCTCTTTCTCGTCGAGCACAGCGTCGATGTGATGAAGGAGGCCGACTGGATTCTGGAGCTTGGCCCCGGAGGAGGAGGCGCTGGCGGCTGTATACTCTACGCAGGAACACCGCGGGGTATGCTTGAATGCGAAGCCTCTGTCACCGCACAATATTTACGCGAGAGCCTGCCTCTGTAG
- a CDS encoding flavodoxin family protein, translating to MKILAIQGSPRLRGNTAILLSQFATGAAAAGAEVEVVHLQEENIHPCDACDMCECGEKQFCVYNDSMRSVMNKIKEADALVLATPVWWTGASSLTKIFLDRLYGYKTREYFEGKGIYLITTYFDNHHHDLPLPGADIVGYVIQSVADFTGMEFIGHLRSAVAGTVLEDTKIMDRSYKEGKNYAKVLLGAAR from the coding sequence ATGAAAATACTTGCAATACAGGGAAGCCCGCGTCTGCGCGGAAATACGGCCATCCTTCTCTCTCAGTTCGCAACGGGGGCGGCAGCCGCCGGAGCGGAGGTAGAGGTGGTCCATCTCCAGGAGGAGAATATCCATCCCTGTGACGCCTGCGATATGTGCGAATGCGGCGAAAAGCAGTTCTGCGTCTATAATGATTCGATGCGTTCCGTCATGAACAAGATAAAAGAGGCCGACGCGCTTGTGCTAGCCACCCCGGTTTGGTGGACGGGCGCCTCTTCGCTTACAAAAATATTCCTCGACCGGCTCTACGGCTACAAGACGCGCGAATATTTTGAAGGCAAGGGCATCTATCTGATCACCACGTACTTTGACAACCACCACCATGACCTGCCGCTTCCGGGCGCGGATATCGTAGGTTACGTCATCCAGTCCGTAGCGGACTTTACCGGCATGGAGTTTATCGGGCATCTGCGCTCCGCGGTCGCTGGAACCGTGCTTGAGGATACCAAGATCATGGACCGCTCGTATAAAGAGGGAAAGAATTACGCGAAGGTGCTGCTCGGCGCAGCCCGCTAG
- a CDS encoding L-serine ammonia-lyase, iron-sulfur-dependent, subunit alpha, whose protein sequence is MQKVPASIFNDVIGPVMRGPSSSHVAGAARIGAIVKDALGEKPVKISVDFDVNGSLAASHDGHGTDMGFICGILGKPITDADVHHYARLAEEAGVEVLFNVLDYGAEHPNNYRMELTGASGRRQLWEGVSVGGGMIEMQRYNGFSLAIAGDYYEVLAEAGASARAMMDEAIAALAVSPDQIDISEKDDKILYDLKYAAAPDRSCLREKLGAAGAEEPLFIAPVLPVLSYGGCSVPFTKAAQMLKQNDAALRMWELAASYEAARGNISTETVLAKMEEIVGIMEGALNNGLKGTSFEDRILGPQAFLIDKAKDSGSLIPCDLLNCAIKSVTAIMETKSSMGVIVAAPTAGSCGCLPGTLLGVGLALGKTREEITKAMLAAGLIGIFIANSATFAAEVGGCQVECGAGSGMAAAGLVELMGGNAAQCVDAASMALQNITGLACDPVANRVEVPCLGKNVMGASNAIASANMALAGYDKVIPLDETIAAMYQIGLQLPLDLRCTFGGLGKTPTARRIYKEFKAKETH, encoded by the coding sequence ATGCAAAAAGTTCCTGCAAGTATTTTTAACGACGTGATAGGCCCCGTGATGCGCGGGCCGTCGAGTTCGCATGTGGCCGGAGCCGCGAGGATCGGCGCTATCGTAAAGGACGCGCTTGGCGAAAAGCCTGTAAAGATTTCCGTGGACTTTGACGTCAACGGCTCGCTTGCCGCGTCGCACGACGGGCACGGCACTGACATGGGCTTCATCTGCGGCATTTTGGGCAAGCCCATCACCGACGCGGACGTGCATCACTACGCGCGCCTCGCGGAAGAGGCTGGCGTCGAGGTGCTGTTCAACGTTCTTGATTACGGCGCGGAGCACCCGAACAATTACCGCATGGAGCTGACCGGCGCCTCGGGCAGGCGGCAGCTTTGGGAGGGCGTCTCTGTCGGCGGCGGGATGATAGAGATGCAGAGATACAACGGCTTTTCTCTTGCCATTGCGGGCGACTACTATGAGGTGCTGGCCGAGGCCGGCGCGTCGGCGCGCGCAATGATGGACGAGGCGATAGCCGCGCTTGCTGTCAGCCCCGACCAGATAGACATCAGCGAAAAAGACGACAAAATTCTATACGACCTGAAATACGCGGCGGCTCCCGACCGCAGCTGCCTGCGCGAAAAGCTTGGTGCGGCTGGAGCGGAAGAGCCGCTCTTTATAGCGCCCGTGCTTCCGGTTTTGTCATACGGCGGTTGTTCCGTGCCCTTCACAAAAGCGGCGCAGATGCTGAAGCAGAACGACGCGGCGCTGCGCATGTGGGAGCTTGCCGCCTCCTATGAGGCTGCGCGCGGAAACATCAGCACAGAGACGGTGCTTGCGAAGATGGAAGAGATAGTCGGGATAATGGAGGGCGCGCTGAACAACGGGCTGAAAGGCACTTCGTTTGAGGACAGGATACTCGGCCCGCAGGCCTTTTTGATAGACAAGGCAAAAGACAGCGGCAGCCTCATTCCCTGCGACCTGCTCAACTGCGCGATAAAATCGGTCACTGCGATCATGGAGACGAAGAGCTCAATGGGCGTCATCGTAGCGGCGCCTACGGCGGGTTCTTGCGGCTGTCTGCCCGGAACGCTGCTCGGCGTGGGGCTTGCTCTTGGCAAGACGAGAGAAGAGATCACGAAAGCTATGCTTGCGGCCGGCCTTATCGGCATATTCATAGCAAACAGCGCCACCTTCGCGGCGGAGGTCGGCGGCTGCCAGGTGGAATGCGGAGCTGGCTCCGGCATGGCGGCGGCCGGCCTTGTCGAACTGATGGGCGGAAACGCCGCCCAGTGTGTCGACGCGGCCTCGATGGCGCTGCAAAACATAACCGGTCTTGCCTGCGACCCCGTCGCAAACCGCGTTGAAGTGCCGTGCCTTGGCAAAAACGTCATGGGCGCCTCAAACGCTATAGCCTCCGCGAATATGGCACTTGCCGGATACGACAAGGTGATCCCTCTGGACGAGACGATAGCCGCGATGTACCAGATAGGCCTCCAACTCCCGCTCGACCTCAGATGCACCTTCGGCGGCCTCGGAAAGACGCCGACCGCGCGCCGCATCTATAAAGAGTTCAAGGCAAAAGAAACTCACTAA
- the xth gene encoding exodeoxyribonuclease III has protein sequence MPLVNIGTFNINSVKSRLPILEAWLAASGAPEILALQETKCTTADFPAAAFEALGYKCAAGGMRQYNGVAVLSKIGAPEEVRFGFEDGLETARAEEEARLMRVKIGGINIINSYVPQGQSVESPAYEAKLRFFERLARLVSRCYRPDELVLWVGDMNVAPLDIDVAPEYGLLDDVMTNTEVRAAYGDVMNWGFTDLFRRFHKEPGSYSFWDYRVPNAAKRNIGWLIDRMNATAPLASRCRGVWIKRSLRMMEKPSDHTAVIGEFEIPERL, from the coding sequence ATGCCCTTAGTGAATATTGGAACATTTAACATCAACTCTGTCAAGAGCCGCCTGCCAATTCTGGAGGCGTGGCTTGCAGCAAGCGGCGCGCCGGAGATACTTGCATTGCAGGAGACAAAATGCACGACCGCGGACTTTCCCGCGGCGGCCTTTGAAGCGCTGGGTTATAAATGCGCCGCAGGCGGCATGAGGCAGTACAACGGCGTGGCGGTGCTGTCAAAAATCGGCGCGCCGGAGGAGGTTAGATTTGGCTTTGAGGACGGGCTAGAGACGGCGCGTGCCGAAGAAGAGGCGCGCCTCATGCGCGTAAAAATAGGCGGCATAAACATCATCAACAGCTACGTGCCGCAGGGCCAGAGCGTGGAAAGCCCCGCCTACGAAGCGAAGCTGCGGTTTTTTGAAAGGCTTGCGCGGCTCGTTTCCCGGTGCTACAGGCCGGACGAACTTGTACTGTGGGTGGGCGATATGAACGTCGCGCCGCTTGATATAGACGTTGCGCCTGAGTACGGCCTCCTTGACGACGTGATGACCAACACCGAAGTGCGCGCCGCCTACGGCGATGTAATGAATTGGGGCTTCACAGATCTTTTCCGGCGCTTTCACAAAGAACCAGGCAGCTACAGCTTCTGGGACTACCGCGTACCAAACGCCGCAAAGCGCAACATCGGCTGGCTGATAGACAGAATGAACGCAACGGCGCCCCTTGCTTCGCGCTGCCGCGGCGTTTGGATAAAAAGGTCGCTTCGCATGATGGAAAAACCGTCGGACCACACAGCGGTCATAGGAGAATTTGAAATCCCGGAGCGCCTTTAG